A genomic segment from Corylus avellana chromosome ca5, CavTom2PMs-1.0 encodes:
- the LOC132181431 gene encoding protein PLASTID MOVEMENT IMPAIRED 2-like isoform X2: protein MKPQMDFSETSSRTRELHIARRDLGRYKESKKAAESVSAQAESELSNAKKTVKDLSLLIEKSNSKAKAQMQDIEMLNKSRRREERALAVRNIESYQYAEVMRELEFVKQELSKLKLDMAHVLEEKSRTEKEVEASSSKMFSYLSSAQALSKEIEKANEEQVLVEVARIEALKEFREIEAQRVKEVTEFSAALEETKQKMKDRIEEIDQSKELETKLAVTLSDVDVLQSELVKQMDKKVQRNDSLNRGSFREEEELGASPVIEELEAAKKELALVREEGFQFMASMDIIRNELKHVTKETFRFKKTGEKSDLTVQNLNSKLLRANTKLEAVSAAEEKAKSILSNLSLTLEQFKREAETAEKEKEFFTAETATTKAEILKTESEIDITEERLRVAMRELDVMKSLEAVALENLRTLIENTMSARVSASQHSSKIIISKFEYEYLTRRAGGAGEIADKKVAAAHAWIEALKASEKEILIKTELAQRKIREMRLEEETEASRTQKSLSAKRIVEGGLQNWRQKSEKNVENAEAENLQCPLPGKTMKGNDNMIPSRGARFQKSASPAARRAASPATQHINSFTIKKKKVKPNLAKLFSGKRIDRDR, encoded by the exons ATGAAACCCCAGATGGATTTCTCAGAG ACCTCTTCGAGAACAAGAGAATTGCATATAGCACGAAGGGACCTTGGTCGATACAAAGAGAGCAAAAAGGCTGCGGAGTCAGTAAGTGCTCAAGCAGAATCTGAGCTCTCTAATGCAAAGAAGACAGTGAAAGATCTATCTTTATTAATTGAGAAGTCGAACTCGAAGGCAAAGGCGCAGATGCAAGACATTGAGATGCTAAATAAATCGAGGAGGCGCGAAGAACGGGCATTGGCTGTTAGGAACATTGAGAGTTATCAGTATGCAGAAGTGATGAGAGAACTGGAATTTGTGAAACAGGAGTTGAGTAAGCTTAAGCTAGACATGGCTCATGTTTTGGAAGAGAAATCGCGGACAGAGAAGGAAGTTGAAGCCTCAAGTTCGAAAATGTTTTCTTATTTGAGCTCTGCTCAAGCCCTTTCGAAGGAGATTGAGAAAGCTAATGAAGAACAAGTGCTTGTTGAGGTTGCAAGGATTGAGGCTTTGAAAGAATTCAGAGAGATAGAAGCTCAGAGAGTAAAGGAAGTCACTGAATTCTCAGCTGCATTGGAGGAAACCAAACAGAAGATGAAGGATAGGATTGAAGAGATTGACCAATCAAAAGAGCTTGAAACCAAATTGGCTGTCACACTGTCTGATGTTGATGTGTTGCAAAGTGAGCTGGTGAAACAAATGGACAAAAAGGTTCAGAGAAATGATAGCCTGAACCGAGGCAGTTttcgagaagaagaagaattgggAGCTTCGCCAGTCATAGAAGAGTTGGAGGCAGCAAAAAAGGAATTGGCTTTGGTAAGAGAAGAAGGTTTTCAGTTCATGGCCTCGATGGATATCATAAGAAATGAGTTAAAGCATGTCACGAAAGAGACTTTCCGGTTCAAGAAAACAGGAGAGAAGTCAGATTTAACTGTTCAGAATCTCAATTCGAAGCTGCTCAGAGCCAATACCAAGTTAGAAGCTGTATCTGCAGCTGAGGAAAAAGCTAAATCGATTTTATCCAATCTATCCCTCACTCTTGAACAGTTTAAGAGAGAAGCAGAGACcgcagagaaagaaaaagagttttttaCAGCAGAAACTGCAACCACAAAGGCAGAGATTCTAAAAACTGAGTCTGAGATAGACATAACCGAGGAAAGATTACGGGTTGCTATGCGAGAGCTTGACGTCATGAAATCGTTGGAAGCTGTAGCTCTTGAGAATCTAAGAACTCTTATTGAGAATACCATGAGTGCCAGGGTTTCAGCATCTCAGCATAGCTCTAAGATTATCATTTCAAAGTTTGAATATGAGTATTTAACTAGGCGTGCAGGTGGGGCCGGAGAAATTGCTGATAAAAAGGTTGCAGCAGCTCATGCATGGATTGAAGCTCTAAAGGCCAGTGAGAAGGAAATATTGATAAAGACAGAATTAGCTCAGAGAAAGATCAGAGAGATGAGGTTGGAGGAAGAGACAGAGGCCTCTAGAACACAGAAGTCACTTTCTGCTAAGCGAATTGTTGAGGGAGGATTACAGAACTGGAGGCAGAAAAGTGAGAAGAACGTAGAAAATGCAGAAGCCGAAAACTTGCAATGCCCACTGCCTGGAAAAACTATGAAAGGTAATGACAATATGATTCCATCCAGGGGAGCCAGGTTTCAAAAATCTGCCTCACCAGCGGCTCGAAGGGCTGCCTCACCAGCAACTCAACATATTAATTCTTTCACtattaagaaaaagaaggtaaagCCCAATCTGGCCAAGTTGTTTAGTGGCAAGAGAATTGACAGGGATCGGTAA
- the LOC132181431 gene encoding protein PLASTID MOVEMENT IMPAIRED 2-like isoform X1, producing MKPQMDFSEKTSSRTRELHIARRDLGRYKESKKAAESVSAQAESELSNAKKTVKDLSLLIEKSNSKAKAQMQDIEMLNKSRRREERALAVRNIESYQYAEVMRELEFVKQELSKLKLDMAHVLEEKSRTEKEVEASSSKMFSYLSSAQALSKEIEKANEEQVLVEVARIEALKEFREIEAQRVKEVTEFSAALEETKQKMKDRIEEIDQSKELETKLAVTLSDVDVLQSELVKQMDKKVQRNDSLNRGSFREEEELGASPVIEELEAAKKELALVREEGFQFMASMDIIRNELKHVTKETFRFKKTGEKSDLTVQNLNSKLLRANTKLEAVSAAEEKAKSILSNLSLTLEQFKREAETAEKEKEFFTAETATTKAEILKTESEIDITEERLRVAMRELDVMKSLEAVALENLRTLIENTMSARVSASQHSSKIIISKFEYEYLTRRAGGAGEIADKKVAAAHAWIEALKASEKEILIKTELAQRKIREMRLEEETEASRTQKSLSAKRIVEGGLQNWRQKSEKNVENAEAENLQCPLPGKTMKGNDNMIPSRGARFQKSASPAARRAASPATQHINSFTIKKKKVKPNLAKLFSGKRIDRDR from the exons ATGAAACCCCAGATGGATTTCTCAGAG AAGACCTCTTCGAGAACAAGAGAATTGCATATAGCACGAAGGGACCTTGGTCGATACAAAGAGAGCAAAAAGGCTGCGGAGTCAGTAAGTGCTCAAGCAGAATCTGAGCTCTCTAATGCAAAGAAGACAGTGAAAGATCTATCTTTATTAATTGAGAAGTCGAACTCGAAGGCAAAGGCGCAGATGCAAGACATTGAGATGCTAAATAAATCGAGGAGGCGCGAAGAACGGGCATTGGCTGTTAGGAACATTGAGAGTTATCAGTATGCAGAAGTGATGAGAGAACTGGAATTTGTGAAACAGGAGTTGAGTAAGCTTAAGCTAGACATGGCTCATGTTTTGGAAGAGAAATCGCGGACAGAGAAGGAAGTTGAAGCCTCAAGTTCGAAAATGTTTTCTTATTTGAGCTCTGCTCAAGCCCTTTCGAAGGAGATTGAGAAAGCTAATGAAGAACAAGTGCTTGTTGAGGTTGCAAGGATTGAGGCTTTGAAAGAATTCAGAGAGATAGAAGCTCAGAGAGTAAAGGAAGTCACTGAATTCTCAGCTGCATTGGAGGAAACCAAACAGAAGATGAAGGATAGGATTGAAGAGATTGACCAATCAAAAGAGCTTGAAACCAAATTGGCTGTCACACTGTCTGATGTTGATGTGTTGCAAAGTGAGCTGGTGAAACAAATGGACAAAAAGGTTCAGAGAAATGATAGCCTGAACCGAGGCAGTTttcgagaagaagaagaattgggAGCTTCGCCAGTCATAGAAGAGTTGGAGGCAGCAAAAAAGGAATTGGCTTTGGTAAGAGAAGAAGGTTTTCAGTTCATGGCCTCGATGGATATCATAAGAAATGAGTTAAAGCATGTCACGAAAGAGACTTTCCGGTTCAAGAAAACAGGAGAGAAGTCAGATTTAACTGTTCAGAATCTCAATTCGAAGCTGCTCAGAGCCAATACCAAGTTAGAAGCTGTATCTGCAGCTGAGGAAAAAGCTAAATCGATTTTATCCAATCTATCCCTCACTCTTGAACAGTTTAAGAGAGAAGCAGAGACcgcagagaaagaaaaagagttttttaCAGCAGAAACTGCAACCACAAAGGCAGAGATTCTAAAAACTGAGTCTGAGATAGACATAACCGAGGAAAGATTACGGGTTGCTATGCGAGAGCTTGACGTCATGAAATCGTTGGAAGCTGTAGCTCTTGAGAATCTAAGAACTCTTATTGAGAATACCATGAGTGCCAGGGTTTCAGCATCTCAGCATAGCTCTAAGATTATCATTTCAAAGTTTGAATATGAGTATTTAACTAGGCGTGCAGGTGGGGCCGGAGAAATTGCTGATAAAAAGGTTGCAGCAGCTCATGCATGGATTGAAGCTCTAAAGGCCAGTGAGAAGGAAATATTGATAAAGACAGAATTAGCTCAGAGAAAGATCAGAGAGATGAGGTTGGAGGAAGAGACAGAGGCCTCTAGAACACAGAAGTCACTTTCTGCTAAGCGAATTGTTGAGGGAGGATTACAGAACTGGAGGCAGAAAAGTGAGAAGAACGTAGAAAATGCAGAAGCCGAAAACTTGCAATGCCCACTGCCTGGAAAAACTATGAAAGGTAATGACAATATGATTCCATCCAGGGGAGCCAGGTTTCAAAAATCTGCCTCACCAGCGGCTCGAAGGGCTGCCTCACCAGCAACTCAACATATTAATTCTTTCACtattaagaaaaagaaggtaaagCCCAATCTGGCCAAGTTGTTTAGTGGCAAGAGAATTGACAGGGATCGGTAA
- the LOC132181182 gene encoding protein PAL OF QUIRKY, giving the protein MDNPPATTKLRLMCSYGGHIVPRPGSNSFCYLGGDTKIVSLDPVTTTTLSSLTALLSSALSVPFPFTLKYLFPPHHDVSSLIPLASDSDLLFLLHHLLRLSSSSSPTPSRIRLFLFPASVIRHPNTEAWFSDALKSAKIMQKGVLGEAQSESLSGGESSSGAASNAESMVLGTGSSFGSASSSASSSNLSSLKAQADDGHGIGGGYLQDIKVTLPSSDSFASDNSVTSAISNPQTANCQDPVIHVSYLENRVSSEPLNSEIRISQHSSGIQECKSISASGCPLSLPLNQLQQQQAQFVQVGANYIPHNPTGVLPISSYYSMYPAQPQQQFHYQPNQLCPVYYVPVGQMAPYNLPPQCGLVNTAIAPLHPPMHPNASFIAPQVAYKEAKVAPAKPDLAPQIYKTGHPHVAMPLPHNENQQQPMESANFRNELEDDPACVQIYKSQPPPPSVLLSTRH; this is encoded by the exons ATGGACAACCCACCCGCCACCACAAAGCTCCGGCTGATGTGCAGCTACGGCGGCCACATAGTCCCTCGGCCTGGCTCCAACTCATTCTGCTACTTAGGCGGCGACACCAAGATCGTCTCCCTCGACCCCGTGACCACCACCACGCTCTCCTCCCTCACCGCCCTCCTATCCTCCGCTCTCTCCGTTCCTTTCCCTTTCACCCTCAAGTACCTCTTCCCTCCCCACCACGACGTCTCCTCCCTCATCCCTCTAGCCTCCGACTCCGaccttctcttcctcctccaccacctcctccgcctctcctcttcctcttcGCCTACGCCCTCCCGCATCAGATTGTTCCTCTTCCCGGCCTCCGTCATTCGTCACCCCAATACCGAGGCCTGGTTCTCTGACGCGCTTAAGAGCGCCAAGATTATGCAGAAGGGGGTGCTGGGTGAGGCTCAGAGTGAGAGTCTGAGTGGTGGGGAGTCGAGTAGTGGCGCCGCTTCCAATGCGGAGTCGATGGTCTTGGGGACTGGTTCGTCTTTTGGGTCCGCGTCATCTTCGGCTTCTTCGAGCAATTTGTCTTCGCTTAAGGCTCAGGCTGACGACGGTCATGGAATTGGCGGGGGTTATCTGCAGGATATTAAGGTTACATTGCCGTCTTCCGACTCGTTTGCTAG TGATAATAGTGTTACAAGTGCAATTTCCAACCCACAGACTGCAAATTGCCAAGACCCAGTCATTCATGTTTCTTACTTGGAGAACAGAGTATCTTCCGAACCCCTCAACTCGGAGATTCGAATCTCCCAGCATTCCTCCGGTATCCAAGAATGTAAATCGATTTCGGCTTCTGGATGTCCGTTATCTTTACCATTAAATCAGCTGCAGCAACAACAAGCGCAGTTTGTACAAGTGGGTGCCAACTACATTCCCCATAACCCAACTGGTGTCTTGCCAATTTCATCTTATTACTCAATGTATCCGGCACAGCCGCAACAGCAATTCCATTATCAGCCCAATCAGCTTTGCCCAGTTTACTATGTGCCTGTTGGGCAGATGGCACCTTACAATTTACCTCCGCAATGTGGTTTAGTTAACACTGCAATTGCTCCCCTTCACCCCCCTATGCATCCAAATGCTTCCTTCATCGCTCCCCAAGTTGCTTATAAGGAGGCTAAAGTAGCTCCCGCCAAACCTGATTTAGCCCCACAAATTTACAAAACTGGTCATCCCCATGTAGCGATGCCACTTCCTCATAATGAAAATCAGCAACAGCCCATGGAATCTGCTAATTTCAGGAATGAGCTTGAAGATGACCCTGCTTGTGTACAAATATACAAATCTCAGCCTCCACCGCCATCAGTCCTCCTCAGTACCAGACATTGA
- the LOC132180789 gene encoding lipid phosphate phosphatase 2-like isoform X2, translated as MPWWDLRSLSCFGIFRERMREVQLGSHTVRSHGVKVARTHMHDWWILLLLALIEIILYKIHPFYRFVGEDMMTDLKYPLKSNTVPVWAVPIYSILLPIAIFLVVYFRRRDVYDLHHAILGLLYSVLVTAVITDAIKDAVGRPRPDFFWRCFPDGKDVYDTLGNVVCHGDKNVIKEGHKSFPSGHTAWSFAGLGFLSLYLSGKIQIFDRRGHVAKLCLVFLPLLVASLVGVSRVDDYWHHWQDVFAGGLLGLTVATFCYLQFFAPPYHPEGWGPYAYFQVLEESRASTQATIAVNASSTQAGEPQVDDTQDGRSIHGCMGISLVPPPTSGSTLKDIESGRR; from the exons ATGCCTTGGTGGGATTTGAGATCACTTTCTTGTTTCGGGATCTTTCGG GAAAGAATGAGGGAAGTCCAGCTTGGTTCACATACTGTAAGGTCCCATGGAGTCAAAGTTGCAAGGACGCACATGCATGACTGGTGGATACTCCTGCTTCTTGCGCTGATTGAGATCATCCTTTACAAAATCCATCCATTTTATCGCTTTGTTGGGGAGGATATGATGACCGACCTCAAATATCCTTTAAAAAGTAACACAGTGCCTGTTTGGGCAGTTCCT ATTTATTCAATCCTATTGCCAATTGCGATTTTTCTTGTCGTCTATTTCCGTAGGAGAGATGTCTATGACCTTCATCATGCCATACTAG GTCTCTTATACTCTGTTCTTGTCACGGCTGTTATTACAGATGCTATAAAAGATGCTGTTGGTCGACCTCGGCCGGATTTCTTTTGGCGTTGTTTTCCTGATGGAAAGGAT GTTTATGATACATTGGGAAATGTTGTATGCCACGGCGACAAAAATGTCATAAAGGAGGGACATAAGAGTTTTCCTAGTGGTCATACTGCAT GGTCCTTTGCTGGTCTAGGCTTTCTATCGCTGTATTTATCtggaaaaatacaaatatttgaCCGCAGAGGCCATGTTGCAAAACTATGCCTTGTTTTTCTTCCTCTACTTGTTGCATCACTTGTTGGCGTTTCACGGGTGGATGACTACTGGCACCACTGGCAAGATGTGTTTGCAGGAGGTCTCCTAG GGCTCACGGTGGCTACGTTTTGTTATTTGCAGTTCTTCGCACCACCATATCATCCTGAAG GTTGGGGGCCTTACGCTTACTTCCAGGTGTTGGAGGAGTCGCGGGCAAGTACACAAGCAACCATTGCCGTGAATGCGAGCAGCACGCAGGCCGGGGAGCCTCAGGTCGACGACACACAAGATGGAAGAAGCATCCATGGGTGTATGGGTATATCACTAGTTCCTCCTCCTACTTCTGGTTCAACGTTGAAAGATATCGAATCCGGGAGGAGATAA
- the LOC132180789 gene encoding lipid phosphate phosphatase 2-like isoform X1, with protein sequence MPWWDLRSLSCFGIFRDVSSKRSDISVVSSGWFSPLIEHKNEEERMREVQLGSHTVRSHGVKVARTHMHDWWILLLLALIEIILYKIHPFYRFVGEDMMTDLKYPLKSNTVPVWAVPIYSILLPIAIFLVVYFRRRDVYDLHHAILGLLYSVLVTAVITDAIKDAVGRPRPDFFWRCFPDGKDVYDTLGNVVCHGDKNVIKEGHKSFPSGHTAWSFAGLGFLSLYLSGKIQIFDRRGHVAKLCLVFLPLLVASLVGVSRVDDYWHHWQDVFAGGLLGLTVATFCYLQFFAPPYHPEGWGPYAYFQVLEESRASTQATIAVNASSTQAGEPQVDDTQDGRSIHGCMGISLVPPPTSGSTLKDIESGRR encoded by the exons ATGCCTTGGTGGGATTTGAGATCACTTTCTTGTTTCGGGATCTTTCGG GATGTATCGAGCAAGAGGTCAGACATTTCTGTGGTTTCTAGTGGTTGGTTTTCTCCACTGATAGAACACAAGAATGAAGAG GAAAGAATGAGGGAAGTCCAGCTTGGTTCACATACTGTAAGGTCCCATGGAGTCAAAGTTGCAAGGACGCACATGCATGACTGGTGGATACTCCTGCTTCTTGCGCTGATTGAGATCATCCTTTACAAAATCCATCCATTTTATCGCTTTGTTGGGGAGGATATGATGACCGACCTCAAATATCCTTTAAAAAGTAACACAGTGCCTGTTTGGGCAGTTCCT ATTTATTCAATCCTATTGCCAATTGCGATTTTTCTTGTCGTCTATTTCCGTAGGAGAGATGTCTATGACCTTCATCATGCCATACTAG GTCTCTTATACTCTGTTCTTGTCACGGCTGTTATTACAGATGCTATAAAAGATGCTGTTGGTCGACCTCGGCCGGATTTCTTTTGGCGTTGTTTTCCTGATGGAAAGGAT GTTTATGATACATTGGGAAATGTTGTATGCCACGGCGACAAAAATGTCATAAAGGAGGGACATAAGAGTTTTCCTAGTGGTCATACTGCAT GGTCCTTTGCTGGTCTAGGCTTTCTATCGCTGTATTTATCtggaaaaatacaaatatttgaCCGCAGAGGCCATGTTGCAAAACTATGCCTTGTTTTTCTTCCTCTACTTGTTGCATCACTTGTTGGCGTTTCACGGGTGGATGACTACTGGCACCACTGGCAAGATGTGTTTGCAGGAGGTCTCCTAG GGCTCACGGTGGCTACGTTTTGTTATTTGCAGTTCTTCGCACCACCATATCATCCTGAAG GTTGGGGGCCTTACGCTTACTTCCAGGTGTTGGAGGAGTCGCGGGCAAGTACACAAGCAACCATTGCCGTGAATGCGAGCAGCACGCAGGCCGGGGAGCCTCAGGTCGACGACACACAAGATGGAAGAAGCATCCATGGGTGTATGGGTATATCACTAGTTCCTCCTCCTACTTCTGGTTCAACGTTGAAAGATATCGAATCCGGGAGGAGATAA
- the LOC132180789 gene encoding putative lipid phosphate phosphatase 3, chloroplastic isoform X3 produces MREVQLGSHTVRSHGVKVARTHMHDWWILLLLALIEIILYKIHPFYRFVGEDMMTDLKYPLKSNTVPVWAVPIYSILLPIAIFLVVYFRRRDVYDLHHAILGLLYSVLVTAVITDAIKDAVGRPRPDFFWRCFPDGKDVYDTLGNVVCHGDKNVIKEGHKSFPSGHTAWSFAGLGFLSLYLSGKIQIFDRRGHVAKLCLVFLPLLVASLVGVSRVDDYWHHWQDVFAGGLLGLTVATFCYLQFFAPPYHPEGWGPYAYFQVLEESRASTQATIAVNASSTQAGEPQVDDTQDGRSIHGCMGISLVPPPTSGSTLKDIESGRR; encoded by the exons ATGAGGGAAGTCCAGCTTGGTTCACATACTGTAAGGTCCCATGGAGTCAAAGTTGCAAGGACGCACATGCATGACTGGTGGATACTCCTGCTTCTTGCGCTGATTGAGATCATCCTTTACAAAATCCATCCATTTTATCGCTTTGTTGGGGAGGATATGATGACCGACCTCAAATATCCTTTAAAAAGTAACACAGTGCCTGTTTGGGCAGTTCCT ATTTATTCAATCCTATTGCCAATTGCGATTTTTCTTGTCGTCTATTTCCGTAGGAGAGATGTCTATGACCTTCATCATGCCATACTAG GTCTCTTATACTCTGTTCTTGTCACGGCTGTTATTACAGATGCTATAAAAGATGCTGTTGGTCGACCTCGGCCGGATTTCTTTTGGCGTTGTTTTCCTGATGGAAAGGAT GTTTATGATACATTGGGAAATGTTGTATGCCACGGCGACAAAAATGTCATAAAGGAGGGACATAAGAGTTTTCCTAGTGGTCATACTGCAT GGTCCTTTGCTGGTCTAGGCTTTCTATCGCTGTATTTATCtggaaaaatacaaatatttgaCCGCAGAGGCCATGTTGCAAAACTATGCCTTGTTTTTCTTCCTCTACTTGTTGCATCACTTGTTGGCGTTTCACGGGTGGATGACTACTGGCACCACTGGCAAGATGTGTTTGCAGGAGGTCTCCTAG GGCTCACGGTGGCTACGTTTTGTTATTTGCAGTTCTTCGCACCACCATATCATCCTGAAG GTTGGGGGCCTTACGCTTACTTCCAGGTGTTGGAGGAGTCGCGGGCAAGTACACAAGCAACCATTGCCGTGAATGCGAGCAGCACGCAGGCCGGGGAGCCTCAGGTCGACGACACACAAGATGGAAGAAGCATCCATGGGTGTATGGGTATATCACTAGTTCCTCCTCCTACTTCTGGTTCAACGTTGAAAGATATCGAATCCGGGAGGAGATAA
- the LOC132182104 gene encoding transcription factor CAULIFLOWER-like, with product MGRGKLEMELIEKEKTRSITFQKRKKGLIKKAYEFSTLCGVDTCVIIYGPKLKDRPIELDTWPENRDQVERVIKRYKTDTKVKPTRVTFDLSDFFIDRKKKVNDETSRLRKNIFEARYPTWDDRIEMLSEDQLRAVLDVMDTKVEAAGMRISRIKGSNQQHMIGKPTSAMVVSPPELIRNQFNSSMQALCQEQLFDPPMKPLDPQYLSSQFHHVLPLDHHPSVMDNSFKKLLHGDDQYWTHQLASVSTAGNIHAPLNIEYPPSNYNMVPAGVLENTFSSNHLPSASMNYYDLPRQFTPQYLPYGPYPMMMPNISSHGFQVNDLYDIGEFDMKNKHLL from the coding sequence ATGGGTCGTGGGAAACTTGAGATGGAGTTAATAGAGAAGGAGAAAACTCGAAGCATAACTTTTCAGAAGAGAAAGAAGGGTCTGATAAAGAAGGCTTATGAGTTCTCCACGCTCTGTGGAGTTGATACCTGCGTGATCATCTATGGGCCAAAACTAAAGGACCGGCCCATTGAGCTCGATACCTGGCCCGAAAACCGTGATCAAGTGGAGCGGGTTATCAAGCGGTACAAGACTGATACGAAGGTTAAACCCACAAGGGTAACCTTCGATTTGTCTGACTTTTTCATAGATAGGAAGAAGAAGGTCAACGATGAGACTTCAAGACTGCGGAAGAATATTTTCGAGGCCAGGTACCCAACATGGGACGACCGCATTGAAATGTTGTCGGAGGATCAACTCCGGGCGGTTCTTGATGTTATGGACACAAAGGTTGAAGCTGCGGGGATGAGGATTAGCAGGATAAAAGGATCAAATCAGCAGCATATGATCGGAAAACCAACATCAGCGATGGTTGTCAGCCCGCCGGAGTTAATCCGAAACCAATTTAATAGCAGCATGCAAGCGTTGTGCCAGGAACAGCTTTTCGACCCTCCGATGAAGCCACTTGATCCTCAGTACTTGTCCTCTCAATTCCATCACGTGCTTCCATTGGATCATCATCCGAGTGTGATGGACAATTCTTTCAAGAAGCTGTTGCACGGTGATGATCAATATTGGACCCACCAACTTGCCAGCGTGTCTACCGCCGGCAACATTCATGCTCCCTTGAATATTGAATATCCGCCGTCTAATTACAATATGGTGCCTGCCGGGGTTCTGGAGAACACATTCTCGAGCAATCATCTTCCTAGTGCCTCGATGAACTACTATGACTTACCCAGACAATTCACGCCACAATATTTGCCCTATGGCCCGTACCCGATGATGATGCCAAATATTTCTTCCCATGGCTTCCAAGTGAATGATTTGTATGATATCGGCGAGTTTGATATGAAGAACAAGCATTTGTTATGA
- the LOC132182105 gene encoding uncharacterized protein LOC132182105 — translation MELIPKPIKGSLKRYWRRQRYQRLHGSKTSRKNVKIVRLGDSPSRVWRLRAIPKLRLKIVSPLRLWIKLKNAYMNTMLSLAGNVGHLSSSNVFGGRRIPKARQVSLKYSSEEIENRLIIEIYKALASRELTPI, via the coding sequence ATGGAGTTAATTCCTAAACCAATTAAAGGTAGCCTGAAGAGATACTGGAGAAGACAACGGTACCAGCGGCTCCATGGATCAAAAACAAGCAGAAAGAACGTAAAGATCGTGAGGTTGGGAGACAGCCCAAGTAGAGTTTGGAGGCTGAGAGCAATCCCAAAGCTGCGGTTGAAGATTGTCTCACCTTTGAGGCTCTGGATAAAGCTGAAGAATGCTTATATGAACACCATGCTTAGCCTGGCAGGCAACGTCGGCCACTTGAGTAGTAGCAACGTTTTCGGTGGAAGGCGCATTCCAAAGGCTCGCCAAGTTTCCCTAAAGTATTCGTCTGAAGAAATTGAGAATCGGCTGATTATTGAGATTTATAAGGCCCTGGCTTCTCGCGAATTAACTCCCATCTAG